The Salvia splendens isolate huo1 chromosome 21, SspV2, whole genome shotgun sequence genome includes a window with the following:
- the LOC121783996 gene encoding DEAD-box ATP-dependent RNA helicase 52C-like, whose amino-acid sequence MSSPWFADLAPGFVPSQLADKFDELDVGEEEKGSVPVEAEGVDIPPPVTSFQEMRFSAKSLNDNIRRCNYVKPTPIQSHAIPVAMIGRDLMACAQTGSGKTAAFCFPIINAIVVDKMRITIRRISAGPTAFPVALILAPTRELSCQIYEEAKKFSYQTGVKVVVAYGGAPIFQQLQNLARGVDILVATPGRLVDLIERRRVSLKNVKYLALDEADRMLDMGFERQVRRIVQQSGMPPPGARQTMLFSATFPAEIKRLASDFLSNYIFLAAGKVGSSTTLIVQRVEYVPDMKKREYLINLLTSEITEGAGLTLIFVETKRGADALERWLCRQGYLSAAIHGDKVQVERERALRSFRQGYTPILIATNVAARGLDIPHVAHVINFDLPRAIGDYVHRIGRTGRAGKSGLATAFFNDKNLPIAKGLVELMQEASQQVPTWLTEYAQRSCEGSNRSSNHDYYRNNGFVDDNCSQYGTSMEAPYDDHFASSSGGATTLNSPYAADSYGGVTACGWDY is encoded by the exons ATGTCCTCGCCATGGTTCGCCGATCTGGCACCCGGCTTCGTCCCCTCCCAACTCGCAGACAAGTTCGACGAGTTGGATGTTGGCGAAGAAGAGAAAGGCAGCGTGCCCGTGGAGGCGGAAGGGGTGGACATTCCGCCGCCGGTGACGTCATTTCAGGAGATGAGATTCTCGGCCAAGTCCTTGAACGACAACATACGGCGCTGTAACTACGTGAAGCCGACCCCTATCCAGAGCCACGCCATTCCGGTCGCCATGATCGGTAGGGATTTGATGGCGTGTGCTCAGACGGGATCTGGGAAGACTGCCGCCTTCTGTTTCCCTATTATCAACGCTATTGTGGTTGATAAGATGCGGATAACTATACGCCGTATTTCCGCCGGCCCTACGGCTTTCCCTGTCGCGCTGATTCTGGCTCCCACTAGGGAGCTGTCCTGTCAG ATTTATGAGGAGGCCAAAAAGTTTTCGTATCAAACTGGAGTGAAAGTGGTGGTTGCTTATGGTGGAGCTCCTATTTTTCAACAG TTGCAAAATCTGGCAAGGGGTGTGGACATCTTGGTTGCTACTCCAGGCCGACTTGTAGACCTGATCGAAAGAAGGCGAGTGTCCCTTAAGAATGTCAAGTATTTGGCATTGGATGAAGCTGACAGGATGCTCGATATGGGCTTTGAACGTCAAGTGCGCAGGATTGTTCAGCAGTCGGGGATGCCTCCACCAGGTGCAAGGCAGACTATGCTTTTCAGTGCAACATTTCCAGCTGAAATTAAG AGGCTTGCATCAGATTTTCTATCCAACTACATATTTCTAGCTGCTGGAAAGGTTGGTTCTAGCACCACTCTCATTGTTCAAAGAGTTGAATATGTCCCTGACATGAAGAAACGAGAGTATCTGATTAATCTTCTCACTTCCGAAATCACTGAG GGTGCTGGTTTGACACTGATCTTTGTAGAGACGAAGAGAGGAGCAGATGCACTGGAACGCTGGTTGTGCAGGCAAGGTTACCTCTCCGCTGCTATTCATGGCGACAAGGTGCAAGTG GAGAGAGAGCGGGCATTGAGATCATTTAGACAGGGCTACACTCCGATCCTCATAGCAACAAACGTTGCTGCACGCGGATTGGACATTCCTCACGTAGCTCATGTCATAAACTTCGACTTGCCTAGAGCCATTGGCGACTATGTTCACAGGATAGGACGGACTGGCCGTGCAGGCAAATCTGGTCTTGCAACAGCCTTCTTTAATGACAAGAACTTGCCCATTGCAAAAGGGCTTGTTGAATTGATGCAAGAAGCTAGCCAGCAAGTCCCCACTTGGCTCACTGAATATGCCCAGAGATCTTGTGAGGGCAGCAATCGGTCATCCAACCATGACTATTACAGAAACAACGGCTTTGTGGATGACAACTGTAGCCAATATGGCACTTCTATGGAAGCGCCATACGATGATCATTTTGCCTCTTCATCAGGTGGGGCAACCACATTGAATTCACCATATGCTGCTGATTCGTATGGTGGGGTGACTGCCTGCGGCTGGGATTATTAA